In the Thermodesulfovibrio yellowstonii DSM 11347 genome, one interval contains:
- a CDS encoding ammonia-forming cytochrome c nitrite reductase subunit c552, translating to MKRLSFICILCFMAFVLFSCAPEKPKEFKATAISENEVDPEVWGKVYPIHYEMYKQSQEPTPAGKSKYKKGWDTDKVIYDKLSEYPFMALLYNGWGFGIEYNEPRSHFYRLIDQLEIDPSRLKPGGVCLTCKTSYAPELEAKYGINYYNKPYKEVWSWIPEKHRKLGDSCIDCHNPKDASLQIRRGFTLVKALQTMGVDTNNIPHQQMRSIICAQCHVTYVVPRDKDMKPTGLFFPWQGSKLGGITIENIIKVLKSDPAYGEWKQAVTGFKLGYIRHPEFEFFSNNSTHWNAGVSCADCHMPYKKMGGFKVSEHRIMSPLKSVMKACLQCHSETPEWLKQRVLTIQDRTMSLLLRAGYQTAVTAKLFEIANKAQEQGKKLDQNLYNKAKDLYLEALYRVIFIGAENSIGFHNPTEAGRILGDATAYASKSEAVLRTMLAQAGVSVPVNIDLELKKYLNGRGEKKLNFKPEQEFKDPYGTQQNIEALLK from the coding sequence ATGAAAAGATTGAGCTTTATATGTATTTTGTGTTTTATGGCTTTTGTTTTATTTTCCTGTGCACCTGAAAAGCCTAAGGAATTTAAAGCTACGGCTATTTCAGAAAATGAAGTTGATCCAGAAGTCTGGGGAAAGGTTTATCCAATTCATTATGAGATGTATAAACAGTCTCAGGAACCAACACCTGCTGGAAAGAGTAAGTATAAAAAAGGATGGGATACTGATAAAGTTATCTATGATAAACTTTCGGAGTATCCTTTTATGGCATTGCTATACAATGGGTGGGGTTTTGGAATTGAATATAATGAACCGAGGTCTCATTTTTATAGATTAATTGATCAGCTTGAAATAGACCCATCAAGACTTAAACCAGGTGGTGTGTGTCTAACCTGTAAAACTTCCTATGCACCTGAGCTTGAAGCAAAATATGGTATTAACTACTACAACAAACCCTACAAGGAAGTATGGAGTTGGATACCAGAAAAACATAGAAAGCTCGGAGACTCATGTATTGATTGTCATAATCCAAAAGATGCCTCACTTCAGATAAGAAGAGGATTCACACTTGTTAAAGCCCTTCAAACAATGGGTGTTGATACCAACAATATTCCTCATCAGCAGATGCGTAGCATTATTTGTGCCCAATGTCATGTTACATACGTTGTTCCAAGAGACAAAGATATGAAACCTACAGGACTGTTTTTCCCTTGGCAGGGAAGTAAACTTGGTGGAATTACTATTGAAAATATTATTAAAGTTCTAAAAAGTGATCCCGCCTACGGTGAGTGGAAGCAGGCTGTTACAGGCTTTAAGCTTGGCTATATAAGACACCCAGAATTTGAATTTTTCTCAAACAACTCAACCCACTGGAATGCAGGAGTATCTTGTGCAGACTGTCACATGCCTTACAAAAAAATGGGTGGCTTCAAAGTATCTGAACACAGGATAATGAGTCCTCTTAAGTCTGTTATGAAAGCGTGTCTCCAGTGTCACAGTGAGACTCCAGAGTGGCTTAAACAGAGAGTATTAACCATACAGGACAGAACAATGAGTCTACTGCTTAGGGCAGGATATCAGACAGCAGTTACGGCAAAGCTTTTTGAGATTGCAAACAAAGCACAGGAGCAGGGCAAAAAACTTGACCAAAACCTTTACAACAAAGCAAAAGACCTTTATCTTGAAGCACTTTACAGAGTAATATTCATAGGTGCTGAAAACTCAATTGGATTTCATAATCCTACAGAGGCTGGAAGAATTCTTGGTGATGCCACAGCCTACGCATCAAAATCAGAGGCGGTTTTAAGGACAATGCTTGCACAGGCAGGAGTAAGCGTTCCTGTAAATATAGACCTTGAACTTAAAAAATATCTTAATGGCCGTGGAGAGAAGAAGCTTAACTTTAAACCGGAGCAGGAATTTAAAGACCCTTACGGAACTCAGCAAAACATAGAGGCTTTACTTAAATAA
- a CDS encoding DUF6485 family protein translates to MECKIERNKKICNCSYEPCEKKGICCECLHYHRKRGELPACYFTPEIEATYDRSIKRFISMHQGKK, encoded by the coding sequence ATGGAATGTAAGATTGAAAGAAACAAAAAAATCTGTAACTGTAGTTACGAACCTTGCGAGAAAAAAGGAATTTGTTGTGAATGTTTGCATTATCACAGAAAAAGAGGAGAACTTCCAGCATGTTATTTTACTCCAGAAATAGAAGCTACCTATGACAGGAGCATTAAAAGGTTTATCTCTATGCATCAAGGTAAAAAGTAA
- the ubiE gene encoding bifunctional demethylmenaquinone methyltransferase/2-methoxy-6-polyprenyl-1,4-benzoquinol methylase UbiE, with product MKETQEIKSMFDKIVSRYDFLNRLLSFWQDILWRKKMATEAVNKETQLVLDLAVGTGDSAKELLKKGAKVIGVDISFEMLRIARGKIQNDFTPVSASAYELPFRDKIFDAVTCAFGIRNMHETEVALREIHRVIKDNGKIIILEFSLPSGFVRKPYLFYLKKIVPSIASLFSVKTAYEYLGSSIEGFYKPEDFTELLQNCGFKNIKTHSLSFGVVYLYVGEKI from the coding sequence ATGAAAGAAACCCAAGAAATCAAATCTATGTTTGACAAAATAGTTTCGCGATATGATTTTCTCAACAGATTGCTTTCTTTTTGGCAGGATATTCTATGGAGAAAAAAAATGGCAACAGAAGCTGTAAATAAAGAAACTCAACTTGTTTTAGACCTTGCAGTAGGAACTGGAGACTCTGCTAAAGAACTCCTAAAAAAAGGTGCAAAAGTTATAGGAGTTGATATAAGTTTTGAAATGCTCAGGATTGCAAGGGGAAAAATTCAAAATGACTTTACTCCAGTATCTGCCTCGGCATATGAGCTTCCATTTAGGGACAAAATCTTTGATGCAGTTACCTGTGCCTTTGGCATCAGAAATATGCATGAAACAGAAGTTGCTTTGAGAGAAATCCATAGAGTAATTAAAGATAATGGCAAAATTATCATACTTGAATTTTCTCTTCCCTCTGGTTTTGTTAGGAAACCTTATCTGTTTTATTTAAAAAAAATTGTTCCTTCTATTGCTTCTCTATTTTCTGTTAAGACTGCTTACGAATACCTTGGCTCATCAATAGAGGGATTTTATAAACCTGAGGATTTTACTGAACTTTTACAGAATTGCGGATTTAAAAATATCAAAACTCATTCATTAAGTTTCGGAGTAGTTTATCTATATGTAGGAGAGAAGATTTAA
- the rfaD gene encoding ADP-glyceromanno-heptose 6-epimerase, whose amino-acid sequence MNYIVVTGGAGFIGANVIKRLNELGEEKILVVDNLNKSEKWKNLVDLHFEDYIHKDKFIEEIKNNNFNNSVKTIIHLGARSSTTEKDVDFLMINNYEYTKELAKWSLRNNVRFIYASSAATYGDGSNGFSDEHSLLPILKPLNAYGYSKHIFDLWALKNGILDKIVGLKYFNVYGPKEWHKGEMRSMVLKAYEQIKKDGKIRLFKSYHNDYKDGEQLRDFIYVKDAVEMTLFFIEKTEINGIFNIGTGIPRSWNDLAKAVFESLGIKPQIEYIDMPEEIKGKYQYFTKADMRKMIETGYNKPTLSLEEAIKDYVLNYLEKY is encoded by the coding sequence GTGAATTACATAGTTGTTACAGGAGGAGCTGGATTTATTGGAGCAAATGTTATAAAAAGGCTTAATGAACTTGGAGAGGAAAAAATTCTCGTAGTAGATAATCTAAATAAATCAGAAAAATGGAAAAATCTTGTTGATCTACATTTTGAAGACTATATTCATAAAGATAAATTTATTGAAGAAATAAAAAATAACAATTTCAATAATTCAGTAAAAACAATAATTCATCTCGGTGCAAGAAGTAGCACTACTGAAAAAGATGTTGACTTTTTAATGATTAACAACTATGAATACACAAAAGAACTGGCAAAATGGTCTCTAAGAAATAATGTGAGATTTATTTATGCATCCAGTGCTGCTACATATGGAGATGGTTCTAATGGATTTTCTGATGAACACTCTTTACTTCCTATTCTAAAGCCCTTAAATGCCTATGGCTATTCCAAACATATATTTGATCTCTGGGCATTAAAAAATGGAATTCTTGATAAAATAGTCGGGTTGAAATACTTTAATGTTTATGGACCGAAAGAATGGCATAAAGGTGAAATGAGAAGCATGGTCTTAAAAGCCTATGAACAGATTAAAAAAGATGGAAAAATAAGACTTTTCAAATCCTACCATAATGATTACAAAGATGGAGAACAATTGAGAGATTTTATCTATGTTAAAGATGCTGTAGAGATGACTTTATTTTTCATTGAAAAAACTGAGATAAACGGGATTTTTAATATAGGAACAGGAATACCACGTTCATGGAATGATCTTGCAAAAGCTGTTTTTGAATCTCTTGGAATAAAGCCGCAGATTGAATACATTGATATGCCAGAAGAAATCAAAGGAAAATATCAATATTTCACAAAAGCTGATATGAGAAAAATGATAGAAACAGGCTATAATAAACCCACTTTGTCTCTTGAAGAAGCTATAAAAGACTATGTCTTAAACTATCTTGAAAAATATTAA
- the nrfH gene encoding cytochrome c nitrite reductase small subunit has product MRRSWIVIIVIVFLFVIAIVSPKLLAKTNSPEFCAKCHVMQDEYVTLMKGGIHNSLRCVDCHLPNDSKANFYLWKGIDGTKDVVHFYSGSVPERIIISAHGKKIVQENCVRCHEGIVSKINVSDRKCWDCHKRISHRQAGLRETI; this is encoded by the coding sequence ATGAGGAGGAGTTGGATAGTTATAATCGTAATTGTTTTCTTATTTGTTATTGCAATTGTCTCTCCCAAACTCCTTGCCAAGACTAACTCTCCAGAGTTTTGTGCTAAATGTCATGTTATGCAAGACGAATATGTAACCTTAATGAAGGGAGGGATTCACAACTCCTTAAGATGCGTAGACTGCCATCTTCCAAATGATTCAAAGGCAAATTTTTATCTATGGAAAGGCATTGATGGAACAAAAGATGTAGTGCATTTTTACTCTGGAAGCGTGCCTGAAAGAATTATTATCTCTGCTCATGGTAAAAAAATAGTTCAGGAAAACTGCGTAAGATGTCATGAAGGAATAGTCTCAAAGATTAACGTATCAGATAGAAAATGCTGGGACTGCCATAAAAGAATATCCCACAGGCAAGCAGGTTTAAGAGAAACTATTTAA
- a CDS encoding SPL family radical SAM protein: MYIRQFDPWKSELCTCPPKYSLNPYTGCVHGCLYCYASSYIKNFFNLREKPKLIESLKREIKKIPKNSLISLCNTSDPYPPVEFNKKITRKCLEIFKDNDMKVLIITKSDIVLRDIDLFKEMPSCVTITITTFKHYKKLEPYAPAPIQRFKALEELGKKGIPIGIRLDPIIPMLNEEEIEAILKAAKDSGVKHVIASTFKPRWDSWQRISQAFPDIAGKIQKLYFKDGAKISNSWYLAKPLRKDLILKVKQTCAALSLTFSSCREGFPELNNSPSCDGSHLIPDKSFSQEQAAILF, translated from the coding sequence ATGTATATTCGCCAATTTGACCCATGGAAAAGTGAACTATGCACATGTCCACCAAAGTATTCACTGAATCCATATACTGGATGTGTTCATGGTTGTCTTTACTGTTATGCTTCTTCGTATATCAAAAATTTCTTTAATTTGAGGGAAAAACCTAAGCTTATAGAGAGTTTAAAAAGAGAGATAAAAAAAATTCCTAAAAATTCGCTAATTTCATTATGTAATACTTCTGACCCTTATCCTCCAGTAGAATTTAATAAAAAAATTACAAGAAAATGTTTGGAGATTTTCAAAGACAATGATATGAAAGTTCTCATCATAACCAAAAGTGATATTGTTTTAAGAGACATTGATTTGTTTAAAGAAATGCCTTCTTGCGTAACGATTACAATAACAACATTTAAACATTATAAGAAACTTGAGCCTTATGCTCCTGCACCAATACAAAGATTTAAAGCTCTTGAAGAGTTAGGTAAAAAAGGTATTCCTATAGGTATAAGACTTGATCCAATCATACCAATGCTGAATGAAGAAGAAATTGAAGCGATCTTAAAGGCAGCTAAAGATAGTGGTGTAAAGCATGTGATTGCAAGCACATTTAAACCAAGATGGGATAGTTGGCAAAGAATATCTCAGGCTTTTCCTGACATTGCTGGAAAAATTCAAAAACTTTATTTCAAAGATGGAGCAAAAATCTCAAACTCATGGTATTTAGCAAAGCCTTTAAGAAAAGATTTAATCCTTAAAGTAAAACAGACATGTGCTGCCCTCTCTTTAACATTTTCCTCATGTAGGGAAGGCTTTCCAGAGCTTAATAATTCTCCAAGCTGTGATGGAAGTCATTTGATTCCTGATAAAAGTTTTTCTCAAGAACAGGCAGCCATTCTTTTTTGA
- the tgt gene encoding tRNA guanosine(34) transglycosylase Tgt, with translation MRFKILQKDGLARTGIIETQRGIIHTPAFMPVGTNGTVKAMTPEEVRQIGYEIILSNTYHLYLRPGHETIKMIGGIHKFINWHCPILTDSGGFQIYSLASLRKITLEGVEFRSHIDGSLHFINPEKAIDIQLALGSDIMMVLDECIPYPADEEYVEKSIKLTTEWAKRCKEHFEKQDTYQALFGIIQGGVFSDLRIRALEELLKIDFHGYAIGGLSVGEPKTDMYKIVKDISPLMPEDKPHYLMGVGDLIDVLHAVEHGIDMFDCVIPTRNARNGTLFTSQGRISIKRSEFKEDLSPLDPDCDCYTCKNYSRAFLRHLYTCREILSMRLNTIHNLYFYCRFFEKMRQAIAERRFQEFKKEWLPVLEKNFYQESNDFHHSLENY, from the coding sequence ATGCGATTTAAAATCCTGCAGAAAGACGGACTTGCACGAACCGGAATAATTGAAACTCAAAGAGGAATTATCCATACTCCAGCATTTATGCCTGTGGGAACAAATGGAACAGTCAAAGCAATGACTCCAGAAGAAGTAAGACAAATTGGATATGAAATCATTCTTTCAAATACATATCATCTTTATTTAAGACCAGGACATGAAACAATTAAAATGATTGGAGGAATTCATAAATTCATTAACTGGCATTGTCCAATTCTTACTGATAGCGGAGGATTTCAAATATATAGTTTAGCCTCTTTACGAAAAATAACCTTAGAGGGAGTTGAGTTCCGGTCACATATTGATGGTTCACTTCATTTTATAAATCCTGAAAAAGCAATAGATATTCAGCTTGCCTTAGGTTCAGATATAATGATGGTTTTGGATGAATGTATTCCTTATCCAGCAGACGAAGAATATGTTGAAAAATCTATAAAACTTACCACTGAATGGGCAAAAAGATGCAAAGAACATTTTGAAAAACAGGATACCTATCAGGCTCTTTTTGGAATAATTCAAGGTGGGGTTTTTTCAGATTTAAGAATTAGAGCTCTTGAAGAGTTACTAAAAATTGATTTTCACGGATATGCAATTGGAGGCTTGAGCGTTGGAGAACCAAAAACTGATATGTATAAAATTGTAAAAGACATATCTCCACTAATGCCAGAAGATAAACCTCATTATCTAATGGGAGTCGGCGACTTGATAGATGTTCTACATGCAGTAGAACACGGTATAGATATGTTTGATTGTGTTATACCAACAAGAAATGCAAGGAACGGAACGCTTTTTACATCACAGGGACGCATAAGTATCAAAAGAAGCGAGTTTAAAGAAGATTTATCTCCTCTTGATCCAGATTGTGATTGTTATACATGCAAAAACTATAGCCGCGCCTTTTTAAGACATCTTTATACGTGTAGAGAAATCCTATCAATGAGGCTTAACACAATACATAATCTTTACTTTTATTGCAGATTCTTTGAAAAAATGAGACAGGCTATAGCTGAAAGAAGATTTCAAGAGTTCAAAAAAGAATGGCTGCCTGTTCTTGAGAAAAACTTTTATCAGGAATCAAATGACTTCCATCACAGCTTGGAGAATTATTAA
- a CDS encoding HEAT repeat domain-containing protein — protein sequence MKKFFKFLILGVILFPLTSYALTIDELLKELDTPKWREKISEPAFVERFKNPDMLSVVIKLADARGYDWRYRIRAISLLGNIGTSQAQESLLNMFQDHFFHHECPSLKSYVADALGNFKPNMRLLDILKEGLKDPEILIREATAKSLGRLKMVESIKYLKEAFYSEKSLAVRIAIVNALKSIGTPEATKFIKEIASDGNHKELLDAVGGSL from the coding sequence ATGAAAAAATTTTTTAAATTTTTAATTCTGGGAGTTATTCTTTTCCCGCTCACTTCTTATGCACTAACAATTGATGAACTTCTTAAAGAACTTGATACTCCTAAATGGAGAGAAAAAATTTCAGAGCCTGCATTTGTAGAAAGATTTAAAAACCCTGATATGCTTTCCGTGGTTATAAAGCTGGCTGATGCAAGAGGATATGATTGGAGGTACAGAATACGAGCTATAAGCCTTCTCGGAAATATCGGTACTTCTCAGGCACAGGAAAGTTTATTAAATATGTTTCAAGATCATTTTTTCCATCACGAGTGTCCTTCTCTAAAATCCTATGTTGCAGATGCTCTTGGAAACTTCAAGCCGAACATGAGGCTTCTTGATATTTTAAAAGAAGGCTTAAAAGACCCTGAAATTCTCATAAGAGAAGCTACTGCAAAATCATTGGGAAGGCTTAAGATGGTGGAATCTATTAAATATCTTAAAGAAGCCTTTTATTCTGAAAAAAGTCTGGCAGTCAGGATAGCAATTGTTAATGCTTTAAAATCAATAGGGACACCAGAGGCAACAAAATTTATAAAAGAAATAGCCTCTGATGGAAATCATAAGGAGTTATTAGATGCAGTTGGAGGTTCTTTATAA
- a CDS encoding Crp/Fnr family transcriptional regulator codes for MLEKLAIFQILNENDIKTLEKNLKVYKFKKRETIFNEGDIPQWFHVLIKGKIKISKFSNNGKEIILELLDAPDFFGTLALLKNIPYPASAIAIDDCDIGNIPSKTFLQIVNKYPELQSEILHHVTMRLKSGIESLKNIALVDVLSRIVYQILKLANKYGKKVSEGILIDLKLTKQEIAEMSGTTTETAIRIMSKLKKEGYITEQNRKIIIKDIEMLLNLLKD; via the coding sequence ATGCTGGAGAAATTAGCCATTTTTCAAATTCTCAATGAAAATGATATAAAGACTCTTGAGAAAAATCTTAAAGTCTACAAATTTAAAAAGAGAGAGACGATTTTTAATGAAGGTGATATCCCGCAATGGTTTCATGTTTTGATTAAAGGCAAGATTAAGATATCTAAATTTTCAAACAATGGCAAAGAGATTATTCTTGAGCTTTTAGATGCACCAGATTTTTTCGGAACTTTGGCTTTGCTTAAAAATATTCCCTATCCAGCCAGTGCTATTGCAATTGATGACTGTGATATTGGGAATATTCCTTCCAAGACTTTCCTTCAGATAGTTAATAAATATCCTGAATTACAGTCTGAAATACTACATCATGTTACCATGAGACTAAAATCAGGCATTGAAAGTCTTAAAAATATTGCTTTAGTTGATGTTTTATCAAGAATTGTTTATCAGATTCTTAAACTTGCTAATAAATATGGCAAAAAAGTATCCGAAGGTATTCTGATAGATTTAAAACTTACAAAACAGGAAATTGCAGAAATGTCAGGAACAACTACTGAGACAGCAATAAGGATAATGAGTAAATTAAAAAAAGAAGGTTATATAACTGAACAGAATCGCAAAATTATTATCAAAGATATAGAAATGCTTTTAAATTTACTTAAAGATTAA
- a CDS encoding class II aldolase/adducin family protein yields MQWEKERKEIVRVAKKIYKKGLVTANSGNFSVRTANETILITPRSKSYERLKFSDIIELNFDGKVIEGSREPSSEYRLHIEIYKRRKDINAVIHTHSTFACALASLNQSLPVILDEQRTVFGGEVRVAKYAVSGSEELAKEAVKALKNRKAVFLSKHGAVAVGKNISEADTICELLEKFCQIYVFMRLLQK; encoded by the coding sequence ATGCAATGGGAAAAAGAAAGAAAAGAAATTGTCAGAGTTGCAAAAAAGATTTATAAAAAAGGACTTGTTACCGCAAATAGTGGAAATTTCAGTGTAAGGACAGCAAATGAAACCATACTGATTACTCCACGCTCTAAGTCATATGAAAGGCTCAAATTTTCTGATATCATTGAACTCAATTTTGACGGCAAAGTTATAGAAGGAAGTAGAGAGCCTTCTTCTGAATATAGACTTCACATTGAAATTTATAAAAGAAGAAAAGATATTAATGCGGTCATTCATACGCATTCAACTTTTGCATGTGCTCTGGCATCTTTAAATCAATCTCTCCCTGTAATTCTTGATGAACAAAGAACTGTTTTTGGAGGAGAGGTCAGAGTGGCAAAATACGCGGTTTCTGGCTCAGAAGAGCTTGCAAAAGAGGCTGTTAAAGCATTAAAAAATAGAAAAGCTGTTTTTTTATCAAAACACGGTGCTGTAGCAGTTGGCAAAAATATTAGTGAAGCCGATACTATCTGCGAACTTCTTGAGAAGTTCTGCCAGATTTATGTTTTTATGCGATTACTTCAAAAGTAG
- a CDS encoding metallophosphoesterase family protein gives MQLEVLYNPELIENLEPDSIIQVFKTTTEILKQEPPYIKLNFVEGEAVFVGDTHGDFSTTKYIVKRFFLQETKNCLIFLGDYIDREPEPEGSLYNLLYLCLLKLNFPDRIFLLKGNHEAHYSVFCYPYEFDKELIDIFGKTGIKIHDAAISLFREMPLMIQTINGIVASHAGFPFHGQQIDDKSKQDLILEILWIDAAISPMFRGFGIPKFTEEQLISFLNSINASCFIRGHDYHIAGKAIYSNKCITVFTCRRYASIAGITVVKVDLSKKINDARDVVLENLTFYLDA, from the coding sequence ATGCAGTTGGAGGTTCTTTATAATCCTGAGTTAATTGAAAATTTAGAGCCAGACAGCATTATTCAAGTTTTCAAAACCACAACTGAGATTTTAAAACAAGAACCTCCATACATAAAACTAAATTTTGTAGAAGGAGAAGCAGTTTTTGTTGGAGACACTCATGGAGATTTTTCAACTACAAAATACATTGTAAAAAGATTTTTTCTACAGGAAACTAAAAATTGTCTGATATTTCTTGGCGACTATATAGATAGAGAACCCGAACCTGAAGGTTCTCTTTATAACCTCCTTTATCTATGCTTGCTTAAACTAAATTTTCCAGACAGAATCTTTCTTCTAAAAGGCAATCATGAAGCACACTATTCAGTTTTTTGTTATCCCTATGAATTTGATAAAGAACTTATAGATATATTCGGCAAAACAGGAATAAAAATTCATGATGCCGCTATATCTCTTTTCAGAGAAATGCCTTTAATGATACAAACAATAAATGGAATTGTGGCATCCCATGCAGGATTTCCTTTTCATGGACAACAAATAGATGACAAATCAAAACAAGATTTAATTTTAGAAATATTGTGGATTGATGCAGCAATATCACCAATGTTCAGAGGATTCGGAATCCCTAAATTTACAGAAGAGCAACTTATCAGTTTTTTAAATAGTATCAATGCTTCTTGCTTTATCAGAGGACATGATTATCATATAGCAGGTAAAGCAATTTACTCCAATAAATGCATTACAGTATTTACCTGCCGTAGATATGCTTCAATTGCAGGTATAACAGTTGTAAAAGTTGATTTATCAAAAAAAATTAATGATGCAAGAGATGTTGTTTTAGAAAACCTTACTTTTTACCTTGATGCATAG
- the hcp gene encoding hydroxylamine reductase, giving the protein MFCRQCEQTANPCTKLGVCGKQPDTAYLQDLLTYALQGLATYAKEALKESSQTQNVMKRINKFTVEALFATLTNVNFDSEAIKNFIYEAVKLRDELKQMGFKVQETESCKFQPADNLQELVKQGEEANQKIFHSSSNEDVQSLKEITLYSLRGIAAYTDHAQILGQEDEKVYAFIYEALDAMQRNGDLDFWLNMVLRAGEINLRAMELLDAANTGRYGHPVPTPVPLGHKKGKAIVVSGHDLRDLELLLQQTEGKGIYVYTHGEMLPCHGYPELKKYKHFYGHYGTAWQNQQREFAQFPGAILMTTNCIIKPQESYKDRIFTTGVVGWPGVKHIKDKDFTPVIEKALELPGFTEDKEDKTVMVGFARNSVLSVADKVIELVKAGKIRHFFLVGGCDGAKPGRSYYTEFVEKTPKDTIVLTLACGKFRFFDKELGSINGIPRLLDVGQCNDAYSAIQIALALSKAFNVSINELPLSLILSWFEQKAVAILTTLLYLGIKNIRLGPTLPAFVSPNVLKVLVDNFGIKPIKTAEEDLKDILR; this is encoded by the coding sequence ATGTTTTGTAGACAATGTGAACAAACAGCAAATCCATGCACAAAATTAGGTGTATGTGGAAAACAGCCTGATACTGCCTATCTTCAGGATTTACTTACATATGCACTTCAGGGACTTGCAACCTATGCAAAGGAAGCTCTGAAAGAATCCTCACAGACACAGAATGTGATGAAAAGGATTAACAAATTTACTGTTGAAGCGCTTTTTGCAACCCTCACAAATGTGAATTTTGACTCAGAAGCAATCAAAAACTTTATTTATGAGGCAGTAAAACTAAGAGATGAGCTTAAACAAATGGGCTTTAAAGTTCAGGAAACTGAATCCTGTAAGTTTCAACCAGCTGACAATTTACAAGAACTTGTAAAACAAGGCGAGGAGGCAAATCAGAAAATTTTCCATAGTTCATCAAATGAAGATGTTCAGTCATTAAAAGAAATAACTCTTTACTCCTTAAGGGGAATTGCTGCATATACTGACCATGCTCAGATTCTTGGGCAAGAAGATGAAAAGGTTTATGCCTTTATTTATGAAGCTCTTGATGCAATGCAAAGAAATGGAGACCTTGACTTCTGGTTAAATATGGTACTTCGGGCTGGTGAAATTAATCTGAGAGCAATGGAACTTCTTGATGCAGCAAACACTGGTAGATACGGACATCCTGTTCCAACTCCTGTTCCTCTTGGACATAAAAAAGGCAAGGCAATAGTTGTGTCAGGTCATGACCTTAGAGACCTTGAACTTCTTTTGCAACAAACAGAAGGCAAGGGAATATATGTTTATACTCATGGGGAGATGCTTCCCTGTCATGGCTATCCAGAACTCAAAAAATACAAACATTTTTATGGGCATTATGGCACAGCATGGCAGAATCAACAGAGAGAGTTTGCTCAATTCCCGGGTGCTATACTTATGACAACAAACTGTATAATTAAGCCTCAGGAAAGCTATAAGGACAGAATTTTTACAACTGGTGTAGTAGGTTGGCCAGGGGTTAAACATATTAAAGACAAAGATTTTACTCCTGTTATTGAAAAAGCACTTGAACTGCCCGGATTTACAGAAGATAAGGAAGATAAAACAGTAATGGTTGGTTTTGCAAGAAACAGTGTACTTAGTGTTGCTGACAAGGTAATTGAGCTTGTCAAAGCAGGAAAAATTCGCCACTTCTTTCTTGTTGGTGGTTGCGATGGCGCAAAGCCTGGAAGAAGTTATTATACTGAGTTTGTTGAGAAAACACCTAAAGATACGATAGTGTTAACCTTAGCCTGTGGTAAATTCAGATTCTTTGACAAAGAACTCGGTTCAATTAACGGAATTCCCAGACTTCTTGATGTTGGTCAATGCAATGATGCCTATTCAGCAATTCAAATTGCTCTTGCTCTTTCAAAGGCGTTTAATGTAAGTATTAATGAACTACCCCTTTCCCTTATCCTTTCATGGTTTGAGCAAAAGGCAGTGGCTATTTTAACAACTTTGCTTTATCTTGGTATAAAAAATATTCGTCTTGGACCAACGCTACCAGCCTTTGTAAGTCCCAATGTGCTTAAGGTACTTGTTGATAATTTCGGAATTAAACCAATAAAAACCGCAGAGGAAGATTTAAAGGATATTTTGAGATAA